In the Mycolicibacter sp. MU0102 genome, one interval contains:
- a CDS encoding DUF167 domain-containing protein: MTETVVVKVKPGSRKGPLVETDDDGQLTVYVREPAVDGKANAAVIRVLAEHFGVPRSRVELASGAGARVKRFRIDR; encoded by the coding sequence ATGACCGAAACCGTCGTCGTCAAGGTCAAACCGGGCAGCCGCAAAGGCCCCCTGGTCGAGACCGACGACGACGGACAGCTGACCGTCTACGTGCGCGAGCCCGCCGTGGATGGCAAAGCGAATGCCGCCGTCATCCGTGTTCTGGCAGAGCATTTCGGCGTGCCGCGCAGCCGGGTCGAACTGGCGTCCGGCGCGGGTGCGCGCGTCAAGCGATTCCGGATCGATCGGTAG
- a CDS encoding HNH endonuclease signature motif containing protein: MFEGTLPSAESIDRLSELFERRYPSTTPESAALVERICVSARAENRAAAAQLVAIGELFALRLSRCSETEEWAVDTEAAVSAEVAAALRISQGLAASRLRYARAMREQLPQVAEVFKAGDIDIRLFQTLVYRTDLIADREVLALVDGQLAAQVVRWPSLTRSRLAGKVDKIVAKADADAVRRRKERQAERKIGFADQEGGLSEVYGSLFTPDARALDKALDKLAATVCEHDPRTRAQRRADAMGALAARADRLGCRCGRPDCAAGGRAAAGPVVIHVMAEQATVDGTGDAPGSLVGSDGLIPPELIAELARSARLVSLVHPGDAPPEPGYVPSKALADFVRCRDMTCRWPGCDRPALDCDLDHTIAYGDGGSTHASNLKCYCRTHHLVKTFWGWRDQQLPDGTVILTSPSGQTYVSTPGSSLLFPHLCAPTGELPTPLRRDNDRCGERTAMMPRRRRTRAQNRAARIATERNQNHKARQARRAAFDTVWFPKVAPGIDPDDPPPF, encoded by the coding sequence ATGTTCGAAGGAACGCTACCTTCCGCGGAGTCGATTGATCGGCTCAGTGAGCTGTTTGAGCGGCGGTATCCATCGACGACGCCGGAGTCGGCGGCGTTGGTGGAGCGGATCTGTGTCTCGGCGCGGGCGGAGAACCGGGCGGCGGCGGCGCAACTGGTGGCGATCGGCGAGTTGTTCGCGCTGCGATTGAGTCGGTGTAGCGAAACCGAGGAGTGGGCGGTCGATACCGAGGCGGCGGTGAGCGCTGAGGTGGCGGCGGCGTTGCGGATCAGCCAGGGGTTAGCGGCGAGCCGGTTGCGGTATGCGCGGGCGATGCGGGAGCAGTTGCCGCAGGTGGCTGAGGTGTTCAAGGCCGGCGATATCGATATTCGACTGTTTCAGACGCTGGTGTATCGCACGGATCTGATTGCTGATCGTGAGGTCTTGGCGCTGGTCGATGGCCAGTTGGCGGCGCAGGTGGTGCGTTGGCCGTCCCTGACCAGGAGTCGGTTGGCCGGCAAGGTCGACAAGATCGTCGCCAAAGCCGACGCCGATGCGGTGCGGCGCCGCAAAGAGCGTCAAGCGGAGCGGAAGATCGGGTTTGCGGACCAAGAGGGTGGGCTCTCGGAGGTTTACGGCAGCTTGTTCACCCCTGATGCCCGTGCCCTGGACAAGGCGCTGGATAAGTTGGCGGCCACGGTGTGCGAACACGATCCGCGCACTCGCGCGCAGCGGCGTGCCGATGCGATGGGGGCGTTGGCAGCGCGGGCGGATCGGCTGGGGTGTCGCTGTGGGCGCCCGGATTGCGCTGCTGGGGGGCGTGCGGCGGCCGGTCCGGTAGTTATTCATGTGATGGCCGAGCAGGCCACCGTCGATGGGACGGGTGATGCGCCGGGCTCGTTGGTCGGGTCTGACGGATTGATCCCGCCGGAGTTGATCGCCGAGCTGGCCCGATCGGCCCGGTTGGTGTCGTTGGTGCATCCCGGCGATGCCCCGCCCGAGCCGGGGTATGTGCCTTCGAAAGCATTGGCTGATTTTGTGCGGTGCCGGGATATGACGTGCCGTTGGCCCGGTTGTGACCGTCCGGCCCTGGACTGCGATCTGGACCACACGATTGCTTACGGTGACGGTGGTTCTACGCATGCGTCGAATCTCAAATGCTATTGCCGCACACATCATTTGGTTAAGACGTTTTGGGGCTGGCGAGATCAGCAGCTGCCGGACGGGACGGTAATCCTGACCTCGCCATCGGGGCAGACCTACGTCAGTACCCCGGGCAGTTCCCTGTTGTTCCCGCACTTGTGCGCACCCACCGGGGAACTGCCGACACCACTGCGCCGCGATAACGACCGCTGTGGGGAGCGCACCGCGATGATGCCCCGGCGCCGACGCACCCGCGCCCAGAACCGCGCGGCCCGCATCGCCACCGAACGCAACCAAAACCACAAAGCCCGCCAAGCCCGACGTGCCGCATTCGACACCGTCTGGTTCCCGAAAGTGGCCCCCGGCATCGACCCCGACGACCCGCCGCCCTTCTAG
- a CDS encoding lipid-transfer protein — protein sequence MSPEPLYILGAGMHPWGKWGRDFTEYGVVAARAALADAGLNAQQIQFIAGADTIRNGYPGFIAGSTFAQKLGWNGVPVSSSYAACASGSQALQSARAQILAGFCDVALVIGADTTPKGAFAPVGGERKNDPDWQRFHLIGAMNPVYFALLARRRMDLYGATSEDFAQVKVKNSRHGLSNPNARYRKESAVADVLASPVVSDPLRQLDICATSDGAAALIVASAEFAKKHLGSLDGVPSVRAVSTVTPRYPQHLPELPDIATDSTAVVAAPERVFKDQILDAAYAEAGIGPEDVSLAEVYDLSTALEIDWYEHLGLCAKGEGEQLLRSGATTIGGRVPVNPSGGLACFGEAIPAQAIAQVCELTWQLRGTATGRQVEGARVGVTANQGLFGHGSSVIVAR from the coding sequence ATGAGCCCCGAGCCGCTGTACATCCTGGGTGCGGGCATGCACCCGTGGGGCAAGTGGGGCCGCGACTTCACCGAGTACGGGGTGGTCGCCGCCCGTGCCGCGCTGGCCGACGCGGGCCTGAACGCGCAGCAGATCCAGTTCATCGCCGGCGCGGACACCATCCGCAACGGCTACCCGGGCTTCATCGCCGGTTCGACGTTCGCCCAGAAGCTGGGCTGGAACGGCGTTCCGGTGTCTTCGTCGTACGCCGCCTGCGCCTCTGGTTCGCAGGCGCTGCAGAGCGCCCGGGCCCAGATCCTGGCCGGCTTCTGCGACGTGGCGCTGGTGATCGGCGCCGACACCACCCCCAAGGGCGCCTTCGCCCCGGTCGGCGGTGAGCGCAAGAACGACCCGGACTGGCAGCGGTTCCACCTGATCGGCGCGATGAACCCGGTGTACTTCGCGCTGCTGGCGCGCCGCCGGATGGACCTCTACGGCGCCACCTCCGAGGACTTCGCGCAGGTGAAGGTGAAGAACTCTCGGCACGGCCTAAGCAACCCGAATGCCCGCTACCGCAAGGAATCCGCGGTTGCCGACGTGCTGGCCAGCCCGGTGGTCTCCGACCCGCTGCGCCAGCTCGACATCTGCGCCACCTCCGACGGTGCGGCCGCGTTGATCGTGGCCAGCGCGGAATTCGCCAAGAAGCACCTGGGTTCGCTCGACGGTGTGCCGTCGGTGCGCGCGGTGTCCACCGTGACCCCCCGCTACCCGCAGCACCTGCCCGAATTGCCGGACATCGCAACCGATTCCACCGCCGTGGTGGCGGCCCCGGAGCGGGTGTTCAAGGACCAGATTCTGGATGCGGCCTACGCCGAGGCCGGGATCGGCCCCGAGGACGTCAGCCTGGCCGAGGTCTACGACCTGTCCACCGCGCTGGAGATCGACTGGTACGAGCACCTGGGCCTGTGCGCCAAGGGTGAAGGCGAGCAGCTGCTGCGCAGCGGCGCCACCACCATCGGTGGCCGGGTGCCAGTGAACCCCTCCGGTGGGCTTGCCTGCTTCGGCGAGGCGATCCCGGCGCAGGCCATCGCCCAGGTGTGCGAGCTGACCTGGCAGCTACGCGGGACCGCCACCGGCCGGCAGGTCGAGGGCGCCAGGGTGGGCGTCACGGCCAACCAGGGCCTGTTCGGGCACGGCTCGTCGGTGATCGTCGCCCGGTAG
- the polA gene encoding DNA polymerase I gives MSQTKPTLLLLDGNSLAYRAFYALPAENFKTRSGLTTNAVYGFTAMLINLLRDEAPTHVAAAFDVSRQTFRSERFPEYKATRSATPDEFRGQIDITKEVLAALGITTLSEPGFEADDLIATLATQADAEGYRVLVVTGDRDALQLVNENVTVLYPRKGVSDLTRFTPDAVVEKYGLTPAQYPDFAALRGDPSDNLPGIPGVGEKTASKWITEYGSLQGLVDQVDTVKGKVGDALRANLSTVVLNRELTDLVRNVPLAQTPDTLRLVPWDREQIHQLFDDLEFRVLRDRLFDTLSTAGGAVPEAEEGFEVRGGALEPGTVASWLAEHASDGRRTGLAVIGTHRSFDSDATALALASADGEGGYIDTATLTAEDDAALGAWLADSANPKALHEAKLAIHDLAGRGWTLDGVTSDTALAAYLVRPGQRSFSLDDLSVRYLRRELRAESDEQQQLSLLDDTEGVDDQAVQTAILRARAVNDLADALDLELARIDSSGLLADIELPLQRVLAELETAGIGVDLDHLSQLQSRFGDQIRDAAEAAYAVIGKQINLGSPKQLQVVLFDELGMPKTKKTKTGYTTDADALQTLFDKTGHPFLEHLLTHRDVTRLKVTVDGLLKSVASDGRIHTTLNQTIAATGRLSSTDPNLQNIPIRTDAGRQIRDGFVVGEGYPELMTVDYSQIEMRIMAHLSADEGLIEAFNTGEDLHSFVGSRAFSVPIDEVTPDMRRRVKAMSYGLAYGLSAYGLASQLKISTEEAKEQMDAYFDRFGRVRDYLHEVVEQARKDGYTSTVLGRRRYLPELDSSNRQVRESAERAALNAPIQGSAADIIKVAMINVDQALKASTLRSRMLLQVHDELLFEVADGEREPLEALVRDKMGSAYPLSVPLEVAVGYGRSWDSAAH, from the coding sequence GTGAGCCAGACCAAACCGACGCTGCTGCTTCTGGACGGAAATTCGCTGGCGTACCGGGCCTTCTACGCGTTGCCCGCCGAGAACTTCAAGACCCGCAGCGGCCTGACCACCAACGCCGTCTACGGGTTCACCGCGATGCTGATCAACCTGCTGCGCGACGAGGCCCCGACCCACGTCGCCGCCGCGTTCGACGTGTCGCGGCAGACCTTCCGCTCGGAGCGCTTCCCCGAGTACAAGGCCACCCGCTCGGCCACCCCCGATGAGTTCCGCGGCCAGATCGACATCACCAAGGAGGTGCTGGCCGCGCTGGGCATTACCACGTTGTCGGAGCCCGGCTTTGAGGCCGACGACCTGATCGCCACGCTGGCAACCCAGGCCGACGCCGAGGGCTACCGGGTGCTGGTGGTCACCGGCGACCGCGACGCCCTGCAACTGGTCAACGAGAACGTGACCGTGCTCTACCCCCGCAAGGGTGTCAGCGACCTGACCCGGTTCACCCCGGACGCGGTCGTCGAGAAGTACGGCCTGACCCCGGCGCAGTACCCGGACTTCGCGGCGTTGCGCGGCGACCCCAGCGACAACCTGCCGGGCATTCCCGGGGTGGGGGAGAAGACCGCCTCGAAGTGGATCACCGAATACGGCTCGCTGCAGGGGCTGGTGGACCAGGTCGACACCGTCAAGGGCAAGGTCGGAGATGCGTTGCGCGCCAACCTGTCCACCGTGGTCCTCAACCGTGAGTTGACCGACCTGGTGCGCAACGTGCCGCTGGCCCAGACGCCGGACACCCTGCGGCTGGTGCCGTGGGACCGTGAGCAGATCCATCAGCTCTTCGACGACCTGGAGTTCCGGGTGCTGCGTGACCGGTTGTTCGACACGCTTTCCACCGCCGGCGGCGCAGTGCCCGAGGCCGAGGAGGGCTTCGAGGTCCGCGGCGGCGCCCTGGAGCCCGGAACGGTCGCCTCGTGGCTGGCCGAACACGCCTCCGATGGCCGCCGCACCGGGCTGGCCGTGATCGGCACGCACCGCAGCTTTGACAGCGACGCGACCGCGCTGGCCCTGGCCTCGGCGGACGGCGAAGGCGGCTATATCGACACCGCGACGCTGACCGCCGAGGACGACGCCGCGCTGGGCGCCTGGCTGGCCGACTCGGCCAATCCCAAGGCGCTGCATGAGGCCAAGCTGGCTATCCACGACCTGGCCGGGCGCGGCTGGACCCTGGACGGTGTCACCTCTGACACCGCCCTGGCCGCCTACCTGGTGCGGCCCGGTCAGCGCAGCTTCAGCCTCGACGACCTCTCGGTGCGCTACCTGCGCCGGGAGCTGCGTGCCGAATCCGATGAACAGCAACAGCTTTCGTTGCTGGATGACACCGAGGGCGTCGACGATCAGGCCGTGCAGACCGCGATCCTGCGGGCCCGGGCGGTCAACGACCTGGCCGACGCGCTGGATCTCGAGCTGGCCCGCATCGACTCGTCCGGACTGCTCGCCGACATCGAACTGCCGCTGCAGCGAGTGCTGGCCGAGCTGGAGACAGCCGGGATCGGTGTGGATCTCGATCACCTGAGCCAGCTGCAGAGCCGGTTCGGTGACCAGATTCGCGACGCCGCCGAGGCGGCCTACGCGGTGATCGGCAAGCAGATCAACCTCGGCTCGCCCAAGCAGCTGCAGGTGGTGCTCTTCGACGAGCTGGGCATGCCCAAGACCAAGAAGACCAAGACCGGCTACACCACCGACGCCGACGCGCTGCAGACCCTGTTCGACAAGACCGGCCATCCGTTCCTGGAGCACCTGCTGACCCACCGCGACGTCACCCGGCTGAAGGTGACGGTCGACGGATTGCTGAAATCGGTTGCCTCCGATGGCCGAATCCACACCACGCTGAATCAGACGATCGCGGCGACCGGCCGGCTGTCGTCGACCGACCCCAACCTGCAGAACATCCCGATCCGCACCGACGCCGGCCGCCAGATCCGCGACGGCTTCGTGGTCGGCGAGGGTTACCCCGAGCTGATGACGGTCGACTACAGCCAGATCGAGATGCGCATCATGGCGCACCTGTCGGCCGACGAGGGCCTCATCGAGGCGTTCAACACCGGCGAAGACCTGCACTCGTTCGTCGGGTCGCGGGCGTTCTCGGTGCCCATCGACGAGGTGACCCCGGACATGCGCCGCCGTGTCAAGGCGATGTCCTACGGCCTGGCCTACGGGTTGAGCGCCTACGGGCTGGCCTCCCAGCTCAAGATCTCCACCGAAGAGGCCAAAGAGCAGATGGACGCCTACTTCGACCGGTTCGGGCGGGTCCGCGACTATCTGCACGAGGTGGTCGAGCAGGCCCGCAAAGACGGCTACACCTCCACGGTGTTGGGCCGGCGGCGCTACCTGCCGGAGTTGGACAGCAGCAACCGCCAGGTCCGGGAGTCCGCCGAGCGGGCCGCGCTCAATGCGCCGATCCAGGGCAGCGCGGCCGACATCATCAAGGTCGCGATGATCAACGTCGACCAAGCTCTCAAGGCCTCCACCCTGCGGTCGCGAATGCTGCTGCAGGTGCACGACGAATTGCTGTTCGAAGTGGCCGACGGCGAACGCGAGCCGCTGGAGGCGCTGGTGCGCGACAAGATGGGCAGTGCCTATCCGCTCAGCGTTCCGCTGGAGGTCGCGGTGGGCTACGGCCGGAGCTGGGATTCGGCAGCGCACTAA
- a CDS encoding FAD-dependent monooxygenase, which produces MTDVVIAGAGIGGLTTALTLHAHGIPATVVEGARELRPLGVGINLLPHAVRELFALGLGEQLSALAVAPTSLAYFDSRGRELFREPRGIEGSYEYPQYSVHRGELQLLLLDAVRERLGAGTVRTGSRVTGFVDDGDAVRVQLGDDELAGAFLVGADGIHSAVRAQLHPRGDDLRWSGVRMWRGAAPGEPYLDGQTMAIVKADDGTELVIYRIGSGLINWVLLVPEAPPGPLPGTARWNQRCDADQVLAYLDGWRVDWLDVVDLVGRTADPLEYPMVDRDPLPWWGRGRVTLLGDAAHPMYPVGANGGSQAILDARALADSLAAHPDTGLRAYEEHRRDATAAVVAANRAMHRSGAILRSDNLARVAAAYRRDTGADRARV; this is translated from the coding sequence ATGACAGACGTTGTGATCGCCGGAGCCGGCATCGGCGGACTGACCACCGCACTGACCCTGCACGCACACGGGATCCCCGCGACCGTCGTCGAAGGCGCCCGGGAGCTGCGGCCGCTGGGTGTCGGCATCAATCTGCTGCCGCATGCCGTCCGGGAGTTGTTCGCCCTGGGGCTGGGCGAGCAGTTGTCTGCGCTGGCGGTCGCCCCAACATCGTTGGCCTACTTCGATAGCCGCGGCCGGGAGCTGTTCCGTGAGCCGCGGGGAATCGAAGGCAGCTACGAATACCCGCAATATTCGGTGCACCGCGGGGAACTGCAGCTGTTGTTGCTCGACGCGGTACGTGAGCGGTTGGGGGCGGGCACTGTCCGGACCGGATCGCGGGTCACCGGGTTCGTCGACGACGGCGACGCGGTGCGGGTGCAGTTGGGCGACGACGAGCTGGCGGGCGCTTTCTTGGTGGGCGCCGACGGGATTCATTCGGCGGTGCGCGCGCAGTTACACCCGCGCGGCGACGACCTGCGGTGGTCGGGGGTGCGCATGTGGCGCGGCGCGGCACCGGGAGAGCCGTACCTGGACGGGCAGACCATGGCGATCGTCAAGGCCGACGACGGCACCGAGCTGGTGATCTATCGGATCGGCTCCGGCCTGATCAACTGGGTGCTGTTGGTGCCCGAGGCCCCACCCGGGCCGCTGCCGGGCACCGCACGCTGGAACCAGCGGTGCGACGCCGACCAGGTGTTGGCCTACCTGGACGGCTGGAGAGTGGATTGGCTCGACGTCGTCGACCTGGTGGGGCGCACCGCCGACCCGCTGGAATACCCGATGGTCGATCGCGATCCGCTGCCGTGGTGGGGCCGTGGCCGGGTAACCCTGCTGGGCGATGCGGCACACCCGATGTATCCGGTGGGCGCCAACGGCGGATCGCAGGCCATCTTGGACGCGCGTGCCCTGGCAGACAGCCTGGCAGCGCACCCCGACACCGGGCTGCGGGCCTATGAGGAGCACCGCCGCGACGCGACCGCGGCGGTGGTGGCCGCCAACCGGGCGATGCATCGCAGCGGCGCCATCCTGCGGTCGGACAACCTGGCCCGGGTGGCCGCCGCCTACCGGCGCGATACCGGAGCGGATCGGGCACGGGTCTGA
- a CDS encoding LysR family transcriptional regulator, with protein MELRQLEYFVAVVEEANFTRAAQRVHVAQPAVSAQIGRLERELGQRLLDRSRREVRPTAAGAAVLPYAKAALAAVGDVRLAVDELSQLIRGTVTIGTVTAHPVDVPGLLAEFHADYPGVEITLSTANSDELIDAVRGGDLDLAIVSVGPSEQPAGLDIEVVTDEAVDAAVGLADELAGHATVSLAQLAQRPLITLPVGTGIRSQLDQACAGIGVSPRIAFEASTPQALAELAERGLGVAILPRSMARNRPGLHALRLTPELRGRLVLAWRASGPRSPAARVLVDRARQFLRVGAGA; from the coding sequence ATGGAACTGCGGCAGCTCGAATACTTCGTGGCGGTGGTCGAGGAAGCGAACTTCACCCGCGCGGCGCAGCGGGTGCACGTGGCGCAGCCGGCGGTCAGCGCCCAGATCGGGCGGCTGGAGCGAGAACTCGGCCAGCGGCTGCTGGACCGCTCCCGCCGGGAGGTTCGCCCGACGGCGGCCGGCGCGGCGGTACTGCCGTACGCCAAAGCGGCCTTGGCGGCAGTCGGTGACGTGCGGCTCGCCGTCGACGAGCTCAGCCAGCTGATCCGCGGCACGGTCACGATCGGCACCGTCACCGCCCATCCCGTCGACGTGCCAGGGCTGCTCGCCGAGTTTCACGCGGATTACCCGGGCGTCGAAATCACCCTGAGCACAGCCAATTCCGATGAGCTGATCGACGCGGTTCGGGGCGGCGACCTGGATCTGGCGATCGTGTCGGTCGGCCCCAGTGAGCAGCCCGCCGGGCTGGATATTGAGGTGGTCACCGACGAAGCCGTCGACGCGGCGGTGGGCCTCGCCGACGAGCTGGCCGGACATGCCACGGTCAGCCTGGCGCAGTTGGCGCAGCGGCCGCTGATCACCCTGCCGGTCGGCACTGGCATCCGCAGCCAGCTCGATCAAGCCTGCGCCGGGATCGGCGTCTCGCCGCGGATCGCGTTCGAGGCCAGCACTCCGCAGGCGCTGGCCGAGCTCGCCGAGCGCGGACTCGGGGTCGCGATCCTGCCGCGCTCGATGGCTCGCAACCGCCCGGGCCTGCACGCACTGCGGCTGACGCCGGAGCTGCGCGGCCGGCTGGTGTTGGCCTGGCGTGCCTCGGGACCGCGCAGCCCCGCAGCCCGGGTACTCGTCGACAGGGCGCGGCAGTTCCTGCGTGTCGGGGCGGGTGCCTAG
- a CDS encoding Zn-ribbon domain-containing OB-fold protein, whose protein sequence is MPDVASQPAIDGWFATDDAGLPHLTGAKCPQCGTYVFPPRENNCPNPACDGDVLEPVALSRRGKIWSYTENRYLPPSPYPPSDPFEPFAIAAVELADEGLIVLGKVVEGTLAADLKVGMEMELTTMPLYTDDDGVTRTVYAWKKVDA, encoded by the coding sequence GTGCCAGATGTAGCCTCGCAGCCGGCCATCGACGGGTGGTTCGCCACCGACGACGCCGGCCTCCCCCACCTGACCGGCGCCAAGTGTCCGCAGTGCGGCACCTATGTGTTCCCACCGCGTGAGAACAACTGCCCCAACCCCGCCTGCGACGGCGACGTGTTGGAACCGGTCGCGCTGTCGCGGCGCGGCAAGATCTGGAGCTACACCGAGAACCGGTATCTCCCGCCGTCTCCTTACCCGCCGAGCGACCCGTTCGAGCCGTTCGCGATCGCCGCGGTGGAGCTGGCCGACGAGGGCCTGATCGTGCTGGGCAAGGTCGTCGAGGGCACCCTGGCCGCGGACTTGAAGGTCGGCATGGAGATGGAGCTGACCACCATGCCGCTCTATACCGACGACGACGGCGTGACGCGCACCGTCTACGCGTGGAAGAAGGTGGACGCATGA